In Spea bombifrons isolate aSpeBom1 chromosome 5, aSpeBom1.2.pri, whole genome shotgun sequence, the sequence acttttgaCACATTATGGCTAAACATGGTAACTTTTCTCTTGCATTGTTCtggagaaatattttattttaattattttattttttacaacaaattttattttacttttaaaaataaaatttgatggTATTATATCCCTCTTCAACCTGATCTTATGTAAATGTATCCATACAACTGTAGGAACTAAAGAACATGTCCTGGTGTGATTGGCTCTGCCGTACTTGTCCTGGTTGCGATTGCTAAGTAATCTACTGATGTGATTTTAGATGCTAAGGATGCTTTGGTCTCAAACAATATTGAATTAGTACTTAGGTCAGAGTTAGTCTTAGGTGTATTAGTTGTTAATTAGAACGTCGTTACAATAGCCTCTGAGACTTTAGAGTTTATACCCATCCCTGTTAGTTAGCAGTCTCACTTTTCGCTGTAAATGTCACGGTGTTACCACCATTTGGAAGTATTACAGGAAGAGCAGCGTTGTGTGAAGTACCCATGGCAGTGTTCTCGGTGTATTAGAGGTGTattaggggttaaattaaatgcCACAGTAGAAGCCCCCCTCAGAAGTTAGGTGATTTGTAGATCTCAGCTCACTTGTCACCGGTGTCACCGAGGTGTTTTCCTTCGTCATTGTTGTAGGACACGATGAAGTGGACTCAGTTGGAGCCACGGTGGTTGTAAGTGCTGTTGTGGCAGTTGAGGTTGTTGTCGCCTCACTAGTTGTGCTAGGTCTTTCTGTAGAGCTCTGTCTTGTCATTGTTGTAgtagatgatgatgatgaagtaGACTCAGTACTTGACATTTTTGTTGGTGCCATAGTGGTTGTAAGTGCTGTTGTGGCAGTTGAGGTTGTTGTGGCCTCCCACGTCGTGGTAGACCTTTCTGTAGAGCTTTGTCTTGTCGCCATTGTAGTAGATGACGATGAAGTGGACTCACTAGTGGAACTTTCTGGGTGTGCGCTGACAGTTGGTGCCACTGTGGTTACAACTGTCATCGTGGCTGTTGAGGCTGTTGTCTCCACACTTGTTGTGGTAGGTCTTTCTGCAAAGATTCGTCTTGTCGTTGTGGCAGATCGTGACTGAGTGGTCTCAGTAGCTGTAGTCTCTATGTGTAGTGGTTCCACAACATGTGTTATTGACTTTGTACTTGAGGCTGTTGTGGTCTCACTCGTTGAACCGAGCGCCATCTTGGTGACTCCATCTATGGGTTTTCTAGGTCCTGTCGTAACGGCTGTAGTTCTGATAGCTGGCGTGGTCACTGAGATCTCCGTGGTCTTGCTTTTGGTAGTAGTACGTATTATTGCGGTAATTAAAGTATCCGGTTTTGTAGTTGATGCTCTGGTAGTTGTGAGGGTGTCCTCAGCCACGTCTGTGAGGGCCACAAAGATTTGTGGGGTCCCCGCTAGAGCCAGCTCTTCCCTCTCATCTATGATAATACTCGGGTTTGGTTGGATAACCGCGCTGGATGAAGAACTTTCTGAGGAAGACACGGTGGGTACGGTAACTGCCAAAACATGAGCTCACATTAATGTTTCAAAATATCTtcaaatccaaaataaatagttattattattattattattattattattattattattaacaatactactactactgctactactactactactgctactaatactgctactactactactaattattattattagcaataataataatctattcaaacatttgcattaaacagatgaaatattactttttatagaAGAATGCTGGAAatgagtaaattaaaaaaaattgctgttAGGGGCAAAAATCTACTTTTGTTCAAAACATttgcaatttcatttttttcataaaaaacaaatacgatagaagtaaaaaaaaaaaatttgcagcaGATCTGGTGTGTTTGCTAAAATAAAGATGTAATAACAGCctaatttataactaaattaatacAATTCATACCGAATGCAGCAACGAATAACACAATGTCTGTTTACACAGAGACATAGAacttgccggcagatcggccccatctatgctgcctgtttttcctgctgtcctTGGTCTCCCtggttccctcactgtattaacctctacctcttctgctgggaggctgttccacttatctgctaCTCTATTTGTGCTAAATGAAGATCAAAAGGGATTTCAACAATTAGTGAATAAGGGAAAAAGGAAAAGACACTTTGTTCTTACATGGGGTGAAATTCTGAAGCTCTAACATTCTTAAAATCTCGTTCTCTGATGGAATCTGGACTTACCATTAATGAGCAGCAAGAAGGCTGCCGAGAGACAGGCCGTCAGATCCGTCCCGTGTGACATGTTTGACAGCAGATATGTAGAAGGAAGACGGTTTCCTTCAGTGGCTGGCCGTGGAGCCGAGGCTCCCACTCGCATAGCTCGCGGCGTATAGGCGTGGTGGTTTCATGGCCAAGGGGGAAAAGTGACGTTTTTTGATGCCTATTATGTTTCTCTTGGACATCCAAACAAAGCGATGAAGACGTATTGTCATCCAGACAAGGAGCCTTGACTCATCTGACCAAGGAGCGTCTCTTTTATAAACACTATTGTTATTGTCGTTGTGTAACAGATCTAGCCCGTCTTCCTGTATTTACAAAAGTGAAATGAAGCTGTGCTTCCCCAGCAGCCTTTTACAGAATGAAACAACAAAATACACTTTAGATCCAGATAATAGGGTTTATATTTATGACCATATGCTAAGAATATTTcagctttaataaatattgcgttatatgaatgaatgaatgaataaggtTCGAAACTaaggaaaacatgaaaaaaaaagggaaattaggGTGAAACAAACTCATGGTTAAAATGACAAAAAGGTCATTCGAGTGTGAAGTAGCCTTGTCGTGATGGGTAATTTAAATCCATTCTCAGAACTTCAACATGActattagtgtgtgttagtgtatagtgttagaatgtttgtgtgtgtgagtgaatggtattggagtatgaattagtgtgtggtgAGTTAGATTAGTGTTAGgcggtgagtgtgtgttagtatgtggtgcTAAAGAGTGGGTATAGGTATTGGCAAATGGCATGAGAGATTTTTTGGGTGTCAACATATGTTGTTAGAGAGCGTGTTAACATATAGCATTAgagtgcatgttagtgtgtggtgttagagagtgGGTGTATGATATTAGAGTGTGCATCTAGGTTTATCGGATTTCAGtgtatgtgtggtgttagagagtgtgtgttagtgtatgctaGTGTGAGCATTTGTGTTATTATGTGAGTGtattggtgttagtgtgagtttgTGTATTATCATGGGTCTGTTAGTTACGGGGGGGCAGGGGCCTGGGGGGGGCACTTGTCTTTACTCACTCCATGGATCATAAGGTGTCacactgttttatttatatagctgcaCATGAAGGGGTGGGCTAATTAAATCAGTTTAAGCCCTCTTGCAAATGGGGGGTACCAATCAAGTCCTGCACCCAGGCACCAGTTGcagaatattttatatgaataatattttgGACAGGATTTTATTTACACCAGGAAGGTGGCTTTATGGaccttttttgcaatttttttctctttcctgtTAGGAAAATAGTTCTTTCTGGATGACTCTGAGACTGTTGTGACCTCAGCAAGTGACCTGGACTTTGACTGAACTCCTACAGCACCGACCTCGGCCTGTGACCTCTACTAAAAAGCAGCATTATAAAGTACAAATATCAGTATTTTCCTTGCTCTCCAGACATCATCCTCAGAGGTAGGTGGGCTTCCTAATGACAGGAGTGATGTCATAGCGGCCCAAGCAGCCAATAGGAACTCCTCTTTCTAAAAACGTTTATTGAAGGAGCGGGAAGCTGAGATACTGAGTCACTTCCTTAATATCCTGTTTCTCCGAGACCTGAGAACAGGAACAAATAGCTTGTAAGGGAAAACACAGTCGATAAATCATAGTACATGAAATATgttggggttatgtataaaaaaaagggatctcaggttaaaatattcaaaaatccATCATTTTCTGCCTTTCCAAGATATTCTTAATTACAATTTGTTAATATATTGTAATcatttagattgtaaactcatgtGCGGG encodes:
- the LOC128497205 gene encoding uncharacterized protein LOC128497205, whose translation is MSHGTDLTACLSAAFLLLINVTVPTVSSSESSSSSAVIQPNPSIIIDEREELALAGTPQIFVALTDVAEDTLTTTRASTTKPDTLITAIIRTTTKSKTTEISVTTPAIRTTAVTTGPRKPIDGVTKMALGSTSETTTASSTKSITHVVEPLHIETTATETTQSRSATTTRRIFAERPTTTSVETTASTATMTVVTTVAPTVSAHPESSTSESTSSSSTTMATRQSSTERSTTTWEATTTSTATTALTTTMAPTKMSSTESTSSSSSTTTMTRQSSTERPSTTSEATTTSTATTALTTTVAPTESTSSCPTTMTKENTSVTPVTRTVVLNVKFQSLSPVNATGLLLHQLCSKINVMTASTLGVKVTWRQRRISLDCASL